The following proteins are co-located in the Flectobacillus major DSM 103 genome:
- a CDS encoding sensor histidine kinase: MTSGNSKLVNPFHFVLNNIPFAILLENKHRILEFVNQNFCHLFGFPLTPEQMVGTNCIVAVQMISRLFENPSGFVETVHQTVINHSPVSKELVPLANGQLYLRDYLPIFQDGQLEGHLWLYYDYTDAHKMELELLKTKQFYEKILHNIPADIVAFDKNHKYIFINQNSVSDPIVREWLLGKDDFDYVKIRNKDITIAEKRRAVFNNAIAERKPKEFIEKLEDKQQNVRYLLRKMHPIVDHNNKIDIVIGYGIDVSSIRNAEKVILQKEKNIEQVANLLSMVMIVIDQDHNIIFTNAAYESLFGYPAHDIIGKNLNSINNHELDFIIKDFDLYRSSQQIDSSQKKHQFVDKYGFTKHITYSFTPYVRTDVNELNFAVFINDVSDQYFAVSELQKIVDKERRLNELKSGFVNVVSHELRTPLSVIQSSAEIMEILNSNDKITKEDIALHVNRIINEIDGMHSLMEELLLVSKIESGKVEFKPYPQNLASFVKVLIDDLYAPNNELAIALEVKGHIRETTFDRMMMYHILKNLLGNAIKYSVGKKIPRIRIRYTNGAVLIIIADYGIGIPAKDTQKLFKAFARASNTNGIKGTGLGLLIVKYFIDFHKAEINFKSKVNKGTCMLLEIKDKHFTHAKNSIDRR, encoded by the coding sequence ATGACTTCAGGTAATAGTAAATTGGTAAATCCATTTCATTTTGTATTAAATAATATTCCATTTGCCATATTATTGGAGAACAAACACCGAATCTTAGAGTTTGTCAACCAAAACTTTTGTCATTTGTTTGGATTTCCCTTAACACCCGAACAAATGGTAGGCACCAATTGTATTGTGGCTGTTCAGATGATTTCAAGGTTATTTGAAAATCCTTCAGGATTTGTCGAAACAGTACATCAAACCGTTATTAACCACAGCCCTGTATCCAAAGAGTTAGTCCCATTGGCCAATGGCCAATTATACCTAAGAGATTACCTCCCCATTTTTCAGGATGGTCAGCTTGAAGGGCATTTATGGCTTTATTACGACTATACTGATGCTCATAAAATGGAGCTTGAACTACTCAAAACCAAGCAGTTTTATGAAAAAATACTCCATAATATTCCAGCAGATATTGTAGCTTTTGATAAAAATCATAAGTATATTTTTATTAATCAAAACAGCGTATCCGACCCTATCGTTAGAGAATGGCTCTTAGGAAAAGATGATTTTGATTATGTCAAAATCAGAAATAAAGATATTACTATTGCCGAAAAAAGAAGAGCGGTATTTAATAATGCTATTGCTGAAAGAAAACCAAAAGAGTTCATTGAAAAACTAGAAGATAAACAGCAAAATGTACGATACCTGTTACGCAAAATGCACCCCATTGTTGACCACAACAATAAAATTGACATTGTGATTGGCTATGGCATAGATGTATCGTCGATTAGAAATGCTGAAAAGGTTATTCTGCAAAAAGAAAAAAATATCGAACAGGTTGCCAATCTGTTGAGTATGGTAATGATTGTTATTGATCAAGACCACAATATCATCTTTACCAATGCCGCTTATGAATCGTTATTTGGCTACCCTGCACACGACATAATAGGTAAAAACCTTAATAGTATCAACAACCACGAACTTGATTTTATTATCAAAGATTTTGACCTGTATCGTTCGTCACAACAGATAGATAGTTCTCAGAAAAAACATCAGTTTGTTGATAAATATGGCTTCACCAAACATATCACCTATTCATTTACCCCATACGTTAGAACAGATGTCAATGAATTAAACTTTGCTGTTTTTATCAACGATGTCTCTGACCAGTACTTTGCCGTATCCGAACTTCAAAAAATTGTAGATAAAGAAAGGAGATTAAATGAACTAAAATCTGGCTTTGTAAATGTGGTTTCACATGAGCTTCGTACTCCCCTATCGGTAATTCAGTCGAGTGCCGAAATCATGGAAATCCTCAATAGCAACGACAAAATAACCAAAGAGGATATAGCCCTCCACGTTAATCGAATCATTAACGAAATAGATGGCATGCACAGTTTGATGGAAGAGCTTTTGCTAGTAAGTAAAATAGAAAGTGGCAAGGTAGAGTTTAAGCCTTACCCCCAAAATTTAGCAAGTTTTGTAAAGGTTCTCATTGATGATTTATACGCCCCCAATAACGAACTAGCCATAGCATTAGAAGTAAAAGGCCATATCAGGGAAACCACATTTGACCGAATGATGATGTACCATATCCTTAAAAACTTACTGGGCAATGCAATCAAATATTCGGTGGGTAAAAAAATACCACGGATTCGTATCAGATACACCAATGGAGCAGTACTCATTATTATTGCTGACTATGGAATCGGTATTCCAGCCAAAGATACCCAAAAGCTCTTTAAAGCCTTTGCCAGAGCATCTAATACCAATGGAATCAAAGGTACTGGGCTTGGGTTGTTGATCGTAAAATATTTTATAGATTTTCATAAAGCTGAAATCAATTTCAAAAGCAAGGTAAACAAAGGTACTTGTATGCTTCTAGAAATAAAGGATAAACATTTTACTCATGCCAAAAATAGTATTGATAGAAGATGA
- a CDS encoding response regulator, translating to MREKTIALVVDDDYVNRLLLRSLLKTLDVRFEQCENGEEAIRYLKDTQEKHIVILLDLHMPIMDGYEVISYIQAHPSFFHHTQISIIVISASDYFSFQQRCPDADIVTYIQKPVSRDILQQALKQAYANFQVK from the coding sequence ATGAGAGAAAAAACTATTGCACTTGTAGTAGATGATGACTATGTTAACAGGTTGCTACTAAGAAGCCTACTAAAAACACTAGATGTGCGTTTTGAGCAGTGTGAAAATGGAGAAGAGGCCATTCGATATTTGAAAGATACACAGGAGAAACATATCGTAATTTTGCTCGACCTTCACATGCCTATTATGGACGGGTACGAAGTAATAAGTTATATACAAGCTCATCCTTCGTTTTTTCATCATACTCAAATTAGCATTATCGTAATATCTGCATCTGATTATTTCTCGTTTCAGCAAAGATGCCCTGATGCTGATATTGTAACATATATACAAAAGCCTGTTAGCCGCGATATACTCCAACAAGCACTTAAACAAGCTTATGCTAATTTTCAGGTAAAATGA
- a CDS encoding response regulator, translating to MKETLIGLIEDDSLLRENIETYFAMSTDIRLVFSVSSVEDLLGDKVISEPYIIFIDIGLPGISGIEGISIIRKRFPNTHLVMISGACSEELIWQAIKAGANGYLLKPLSLKELVKKIDIIKNNGALISPEVASMLFSRISNIKNQTETLLTKREHDVMNYLLKGLSYKEIASILSISYTTVNDHVKKIYTKLNINSKGELLALFINY from the coding sequence ATGAAGGAAACATTAATTGGCCTTATAGAAGATGACTCGCTATTAAGAGAAAATATAGAGACTTATTTTGCTATGTCAACAGACATAAGGTTGGTGTTTTCGGTAAGTAGTGTTGAAGACTTGTTGGGCGACAAAGTCATAAGCGAGCCATATATTATATTTATCGATATCGGCCTTCCAGGTATTTCGGGCATAGAGGGTATCAGTATTATCCGTAAACGATTTCCCAATACCCATTTAGTTATGATAAGTGGAGCTTGTAGTGAGGAGCTTATTTGGCAAGCCATCAAAGCTGGAGCCAATGGCTACTTATTAAAGCCATTGTCATTAAAAGAGTTGGTAAAAAAAATTGATATAATCAAAAACAACGGTGCTCTTATATCGCCAGAGGTGGCATCTATGTTGTTTTCTAGAATATCAAATATTAAAAACCAAACCGAGACCTTACTTACCAAGCGAGAACACGATGTGATGAACTACTTACTCAAGGGGCTATCGTACAAAGAAATTGCCAGTATCTTGAGTATTAGTTATACCACCGTGAATGATCACGTAAAAAAAATTTACACAAAATTAAATATCAACTCTAAAGGTGAACTACTAGCACTATTTATCAACTACTGA
- a CDS encoding sensor histidine kinase: MQLLMFNKLFADIYQAQYGIPPPLYEVYRPIYLAFPSVEQILQQSYLKGFSGEKLIETIIYDDKPSEVYITPIFTDNNQEVEALVVHIKPRVATTYFSEKIAIQQQQYQYIMDSIHDIVFQTDIQGNWVFLNKTWNSIMHFSVEESLGQSFFNFLHPDDLEKARALFQSFISHQKNEYKHAIRYLTKEKQVKWLEVFATLLFDEHNQIIGISGTLKDTTNDIANVHLYELLSNNVRDLVCIHDLDGTFLYVSPYIKALAGYDTHELINQSAYSFIHPEDIEHVARKNQELKNTIGSSDYIEYRFRKKDGSYVWLEVSFKVFFDEYSIAYRVITSSREIEARKKSEESIMKALKQEKELNELMAKFVNFTSHEFRTPLATIRTSTEIIEAYTQKVPENAKIYNHTQLIHSEISRMTRLIDEILLIGKIDSEKSVAQKEKTDLLVIIQHITERQNLLQKDNRRAELIVEGRPYPIVLDPDQIELAIDNLIANSFKYSVGQKAPIIHVHFTPDMVKISVQDFGIGISEAEQHKIFTPFFRAKNVGNIKGSGLGLTIVKNFIYLNGGEIAFKSTEKLGTTFYITFLNKLGST; this comes from the coding sequence ATGCAATTATTAATGTTTAATAAGTTGTTTGCCGATATTTATCAAGCTCAATATGGAATCCCGCCTCCATTATACGAAGTGTATCGTCCTATTTACTTAGCCTTTCCTAGTGTAGAACAAATACTACAGCAATCGTACCTTAAAGGATTTAGTGGAGAGAAATTGATAGAAACGATCATTTATGATGATAAACCTAGCGAAGTATATATTACCCCTATCTTTACCGACAACAATCAAGAGGTAGAGGCCCTTGTGGTACATATAAAACCTAGAGTAGCAACTACATACTTTTCCGAAAAAATTGCCATCCAACAGCAACAATATCAATACATTATGGATAGCATACATGATATTGTTTTTCAGACAGATATTCAAGGAAATTGGGTTTTCTTGAATAAAACTTGGAACAGTATTATGCACTTTTCGGTAGAAGAGTCTCTAGGGCAGTCTTTTTTCAACTTTTTACATCCTGACGACCTAGAAAAAGCGAGGGCGTTATTTCAGTCGTTTATTAGTCATCAAAAAAATGAATACAAACATGCCATTCGCTACCTTACCAAAGAAAAGCAGGTAAAATGGTTGGAGGTTTTTGCTACGCTATTGTTTGATGAGCATAACCAAATTATTGGTATTTCAGGTACACTCAAAGACACGACCAATGATATAGCCAATGTTCATCTCTATGAACTACTATCGAACAATGTACGAGATTTGGTATGTATTCATGACCTCGACGGTACATTTCTTTATGTATCGCCATATATCAAAGCTTTGGCTGGCTACGACACTCATGAGCTGATCAATCAATCGGCTTATTCATTTATTCACCCAGAAGATATAGAACACGTTGCTAGGAAAAACCAAGAACTGAAAAATACCATAGGTAGCAGCGATTATATAGAATATCGTTTCCGAAAAAAAGATGGTAGTTATGTATGGTTAGAGGTAAGTTTCAAGGTTTTTTTTGATGAATATAGTATTGCTTATAGGGTTATTACCTCCTCGCGTGAGATTGAGGCCCGCAAAAAGTCGGAAGAAAGTATCATGAAAGCTCTAAAGCAAGAAAAAGAACTCAACGAGCTTATGGCAAAATTTGTTAACTTTACTTCACATGAGTTTAGAACACCCCTTGCTACGATTCGTACTAGTACCGAAATTATCGAGGCTTATACCCAAAAAGTACCTGAAAATGCCAAAATTTATAACCATACACAGCTAATACATTCCGAAATATCAAGAATGACCCGCCTAATTGATGAGATTTTATTGATAGGCAAAATTGATTCAGAAAAGTCGGTAGCTCAAAAAGAAAAAACCGACCTTCTTGTAATTATTCAACACATAACCGAACGACAAAACCTGTTACAGAAAGACAATCGCCGAGCAGAACTGATTGTGGAAGGAAGGCCCTATCCAATCGTACTTGACCCCGACCAAATAGAACTGGCCATCGACAACCTCATAGCCAACTCTTTTAAATACTCTGTTGGGCAAAAAGCCCCCATCATTCATGTACATTTTACTCCTGATATGGTAAAAATTAGTGTACAAGATTTTGGGATAGGCATATCGGAGGCTGAACAACATAAAATTTTTACCCCTTTTTTTAGAGCCAAAAATGTTGGCAATATCAAAGGCTCGGGCTTGGGACTTACCATTGTAAAAAACTTTATTTACCTGAATGGTGGAGAAATTGCCTTTAAAAGTACCGAGAAATTAGGCACAACCTTTTATATTACCTTTCTTAACAAATTAGGAAGCACTTGA
- a CDS encoding phosphatase PAP2 family protein codes for MKKLLHFNIKTIFSVAAVITILWACEKSLDRDGTELDPLVPAKVDDDAGTWKPFILQSATEVPLTAPEAVTSSSYQSELAAVKTAVANITDDQRVAIRYWAGGGILRWNQIMRSLVAKRNLPPAENNSGEYPIPNAANPNADPMFPFANPPYASRSYAYVSVAQYDALVAAMAYKQLYKRKAPYQVDATIAPVIVTKSTLPSFPSEDAVMAAVTYEMMKRLFPATEDTLFLYKKKEEQKWYKLWAGASTKSDIEAGEKLGKAIATKVLARFTSDGMRNAIGVKAQWDSLAKRVEEKGEVAWVSLENAPRPPMLPFFGNVKTWNMDFATLKDISTKYPPLAYKSEEFKKQVAEVKEYVTTKATRENIAIVHFWADGAGTYTPPGHWNAIAANYVAQEKQSEFRAARSFALLNSAMMDAAISCWYTKSYYYFPRPSQADPSIKTLTGVPNFPAYSSGHSTFSAAASTVLSYLFPSDASKFDAMAKEASMSRLMGGIHYRMDCEYGLKYGQLVGERAVLRGKADGVK; via the coding sequence ATGAAAAAATTATTACATTTTAATATAAAGACTATTTTTTCTGTTGCGGCTGTTATCACTATCTTGTGGGCTTGTGAAAAAAGCTTAGACCGTGACGGTACAGAACTAGACCCGCTTGTTCCTGCCAAAGTTGACGATGATGCTGGCACATGGAAGCCATTTATTCTTCAGTCTGCTACAGAAGTTCCCTTGACAGCCCCAGAGGCCGTAACTTCTAGCAGTTATCAAAGCGAATTGGCAGCTGTAAAAACAGCTGTAGCTAATATTACCGACGACCAGCGTGTAGCTATCCGCTATTGGGCTGGCGGAGGTATTCTTCGTTGGAATCAGATTATGCGTAGTTTGGTAGCCAAACGCAACCTCCCTCCTGCCGAAAACAACAGCGGAGAATACCCCATTCCAAATGCAGCCAATCCCAATGCTGACCCAATGTTTCCTTTTGCCAACCCGCCTTACGCATCACGCTCGTATGCTTATGTGTCGGTAGCACAATATGATGCTTTGGTAGCGGCAATGGCCTACAAACAATTGTACAAGCGTAAAGCTCCATATCAGGTAGATGCTACTATTGCCCCTGTTATTGTTACAAAATCAACATTGCCTTCTTTCCCTTCTGAAGATGCAGTAATGGCAGCTGTAACGTATGAAATGATGAAAAGGTTATTCCCTGCTACAGAAGACACTTTGTTTTTGTACAAGAAAAAAGAAGAACAAAAATGGTATAAATTGTGGGCTGGAGCTTCGACAAAATCAGATATTGAAGCTGGAGAAAAATTGGGCAAAGCTATTGCTACAAAAGTATTGGCTCGCTTTACTAGCGATGGTATGAGAAATGCCATTGGGGTAAAAGCTCAATGGGATAGCTTGGCCAAAAGAGTAGAGGAAAAAGGTGAAGTAGCTTGGGTTTCATTAGAGAATGCTCCTCGCCCTCCTATGTTACCATTCTTTGGTAATGTAAAAACATGGAATATGGATTTTGCTACTTTAAAAGATATTAGTACCAAATACCCTCCTTTGGCCTACAAATCGGAAGAGTTTAAAAAACAGGTAGCTGAAGTAAAAGAATATGTAACTACCAAAGCTACTAGAGAAAATATTGCTATTGTGCATTTTTGGGCTGATGGTGCAGGTACATACACTCCTCCAGGCCACTGGAATGCCATTGCAGCCAACTATGTGGCTCAGGAAAAACAATCGGAGTTTAGGGCTGCCCGAAGCTTTGCTTTACTAAATTCTGCTATGATGGATGCAGCCATAAGTTGCTGGTACACCAAGTCGTATTACTATTTTCCTAGACCTAGTCAGGCCGATCCAAGTATCAAGACCTTGACGGGCGTACCTAATTTTCCTGCGTATTCGTCGGGGCACTCAACGTTTTCGGCAGCAGCATCTACAGTACTAAGTTACTTGTTTCCATCAGATGCTTCAAAGTTTGATGCCATGGCCAAAGAAGCCTCTATGTCGAGGCTCATGGGTGGTATTCACTACCGTATGGACTGTGAATATGGCCTAAAATACGGTCAATTGGTGGGCGAAAGAGCTGTATTGCGAGGTAAAGCTGATGGCGTAAAATAA
- a CDS encoding transporter has translation MPILSAQNMTDGIFMAKNNFCGGITYTHDSWNKYWEGTLFRENKNLGTVTTQSIAAVGNYGISDRFNVLFMLPYVKTEASKGTLKGMNGFQDLSLALKYRIAQIKNLSIIGSVGGSIPTNNYVADFLPLAIGMQSKTFFSRGILYYTLPHELAITAQGSYTHRTNVKVDREMYFSDQAYFTNEMMMPDVVNFGAKFGHYSYRWQLEATYEQNIVQGDIDIRRNDMPGLCAKMDFTRVGVVAAYRIPQLKDLQIQATVGHIVAGRNVGKSTTFSIGILQYIDLRKNKVSGIPSGPICRPGDANHVGATSEEKHN, from the coding sequence ATGCCAATACTATCTGCCCAAAATATGACGGATGGGATTTTTATGGCCAAAAATAATTTTTGTGGAGGTATTACCTATACACACGATTCTTGGAACAAATACTGGGAAGGTACACTTTTCCGTGAAAATAAAAACCTTGGTACTGTAACTACACAGTCGATTGCGGCTGTAGGTAATTATGGTATTTCAGACCGATTCAATGTGCTATTTATGTTGCCATACGTTAAAACAGAGGCATCGAAAGGCACATTGAAAGGGATGAATGGTTTTCAGGATTTAAGTTTGGCACTGAAGTACCGTATTGCCCAAATCAAAAATTTATCTATCATTGGTTCGGTTGGTGGGTCTATTCCTACCAATAATTATGTTGCCGACTTCTTGCCTTTGGCGATAGGTATGCAAAGCAAAACATTTTTCTCAAGAGGGATTCTTTACTATACACTACCTCATGAGCTTGCTATTACGGCACAGGGGTCATATACACACCGTACCAACGTAAAGGTGGATAGAGAAATGTATTTTTCTGACCAAGCATATTTTACTAACGAAATGATGATGCCAGATGTAGTAAACTTTGGAGCTAAATTTGGTCATTACTCTTATCGTTGGCAATTGGAGGCTACTTACGAACAGAATATCGTTCAGGGCGACATAGACATCAGACGCAACGATATGCCAGGCCTTTGTGCTAAAATGGACTTTACTCGTGTTGGCGTAGTAGCGGCTTACCGTATTCCGCAATTGAAAGACCTACAAATTCAGGCAACTGTTGGCCATATCGTAGCAGGACGCAATGTTGGAAAATCAACAACCTTCTCAATTGGCATTTTACAATATATCGACCTCCGCAAAAACAAAGTTTCAGGTATTCCTTCAGGTCCAATCTGTCGCCCTGGCGATGCCAACCACGTTGGTGCTACAAGCGAAGAAAAACATAATTAA
- a CDS encoding vanadium-dependent haloperoxidase: protein MKSSGTSQSRSTLPFKVLSVHFVYFVLGILLLASCKSNNEPAPNSTPNPADEFSYEIASKWADLQLILTQKTSGYTPPVASRAYGLGGLTMYESIVHGMLDHQSLAGQLSGLSKLPQPEAGKAYHWAISLNAGQATILRALYAEASLPQATNNLKVIDSLETALLETFSKQTNTDTQTRSIQLGKAIANAIFEWSKTDGGHEGYKRNFPVTYKTPVFPGAWQATENGQKIPMQPTWGNNRTFVPSNTTLAMPAPIPFSSSITSQYFAQYLEVYTKNKTLSTEEKEIAVWWADNPSETFTPPGHSYNIANIAAKSSKTTLGKAVEGFARTGIAVADAFIGCWKGKFTYMNERPYTMVRRSIDPDWKPFWPAPPFPGYSSGHATQSGAAAEVLTFVYGNNFKFIDNSHNGRANDPATNTPFKQRSFNNFYEFADESAMSRFLGGIHTRQDNEVGLREGKKIGRNVNNLIFSL from the coding sequence ATGAAGTCATCAGGCACCTCGCAAAGTAGGTCTACTTTGCCATTCAAGGTATTGTCCGTCCATTTTGTATATTTTGTTCTGGGCATATTGTTATTAGCATCTTGTAAATCGAATAACGAGCCAGCACCAAACAGTACGCCCAATCCCGCAGATGAATTTAGTTATGAAATTGCTTCTAAATGGGCAGACTTACAGCTTATTTTAACCCAAAAAACCTCAGGATATACACCCCCTGTAGCCTCTAGGGCATACGGTTTGGGGGGGCTTACTATGTACGAGTCGATTGTACATGGTATGCTCGACCACCAAAGTTTGGCAGGGCAGCTCAGTGGTCTCAGCAAATTACCTCAGCCCGAAGCAGGCAAAGCATATCATTGGGCAATTAGCCTGAATGCTGGCCAGGCCACTATCCTCAGAGCTTTATATGCCGAGGCATCACTGCCACAAGCTACCAACAATCTAAAAGTAATAGATTCCTTAGAAACAGCCTTGCTAGAAACATTTAGCAAACAAACAAATACCGATACCCAAACAAGGTCTATTCAATTGGGCAAGGCTATTGCTAATGCCATTTTTGAATGGTCAAAAACCGATGGTGGTCATGAGGGTTATAAACGCAACTTTCCCGTAACGTATAAAACACCCGTATTTCCTGGTGCATGGCAGGCTACCGAAAATGGCCAGAAGATTCCGATGCAACCTACTTGGGGAAATAACCGTACCTTTGTACCCTCCAATACCACGTTGGCAATGCCAGCACCTATCCCGTTTTCGAGTAGTATTACTTCGCAATACTTCGCCCAGTATTTAGAAGTATACACCAAAAACAAAACCCTTAGTACAGAAGAAAAAGAAATAGCAGTATGGTGGGCCGACAATCCTTCCGAAACGTTTACACCTCCTGGGCATTCGTACAATATTGCTAACATTGCTGCCAAATCAAGCAAAACTACCCTTGGTAAAGCTGTAGAGGGTTTTGCCCGAACAGGCATTGCTGTAGCCGATGCCTTTATTGGTTGCTGGAAAGGGAAGTTTACCTACATGAACGAACGCCCTTATACCATGGTGAGGCGTTCAATAGACCCCGATTGGAAACCATTTTGGCCAGCACCTCCATTTCCAGGGTATTCGTCGGGTCATGCTACACAATCTGGAGCGGCTGCCGAAGTTCTTACATTTGTGTATGGCAATAACTTTAAGTTTATCGACAACTCGCATAATGGCCGAGCCAACGACCCCGCTACGAATACCCCCTTCAAACAACGCTCTTTTAATAACTTCTATGAGTTTGCTGATGAATCGGCAATGTCTCGCTTTTTGGGTGGTATTCATACACGACAAGACAATGAAGTTGGTCTGCGAGAAGGTAAAAAAATAGGGCGAAATGTCAATAATCTTATCTTTTCGCTATAG
- the dnaG gene encoding DNA primase yields MRIDQETIERIKQTAQVADVIGDYVSLKKKGANLWACCPFHGEKSPSFSVSPAKGIYKCFGCGKAGDAVRFIMDIEGLGYGEALRHLAKKYSIEIQEAPMTDEQQLAQNERESLYIALNYAKNYFQNNLFTHEEGQSIGYPYFKERGFSDKTIKAFDLGYSLESWDAFTKEAIKQGYNIDILEKAGLTIRKPEENKQFDRFRNRVIFPIHNVSGKTIAFGARILKTDKNQPKYLNSPETEVYHKSHILYGIYQAKNAIRAKDVCYLVEGYTDVISLYQAGIENVVASSGTSLTLEQIRLIARFTQNITVLYDGDPAGIKASLRGMDMILEEGLNVKLVVFPEGEDPDSYVRNIGSEAFMQYIAEHSSDFITFKAELFLKEAGNDPFKRAELIKDMVGSIAKIPDSIKRSVFFQKTASLMQIDEGILISESNKITLERTKQKEKDSQRDANRQRLQQDLPSGVSLNSNPSLPPDDVGGGMMSFSEEDEYVGDYPVSNEPQPEPQKVAPVYTATTLHELECIRLLVNHGTKEVDPGVAPGVTLMQYVLGEIDGINFSTPIYQEILTICREKFLQGVVLDTAYFISHHIAEIQNEAINLASEKHVISEEWMSRHEIFVPTEEDKLADMAYTNILRLKKSFNDEYIKTLMKQLTQAKDPQEQNRLLSLFMEAKEVEKQIAKELGTVVVR; encoded by the coding sequence ATGAGAATAGACCAAGAAACAATAGAGCGAATAAAGCAGACAGCCCAAGTGGCAGACGTAATCGGAGATTATGTATCCTTGAAAAAGAAGGGAGCTAATTTGTGGGCTTGTTGTCCTTTTCATGGTGAAAAATCGCCCTCCTTTTCTGTTTCGCCTGCCAAGGGTATTTATAAATGCTTTGGCTGTGGCAAAGCTGGCGATGCCGTAAGGTTTATTATGGATATAGAGGGGCTTGGTTATGGTGAAGCATTGAGGCATTTGGCCAAAAAATACAGCATCGAGATTCAGGAAGCACCAATGACCGACGAACAGCAGTTGGCTCAAAACGAACGCGAAAGCTTGTATATTGCCCTGAATTATGCCAAAAACTATTTTCAAAACAACCTTTTTACTCATGAAGAAGGGCAATCAATAGGCTATCCTTATTTTAAAGAAAGGGGTTTTTCTGATAAAACTATCAAGGCTTTTGATTTGGGATATAGCCTTGAATCGTGGGATGCTTTTACCAAAGAGGCTATCAAGCAAGGCTACAATATTGATATTCTGGAAAAAGCTGGGCTAACTATTAGAAAACCCGAAGAAAATAAACAGTTTGACCGTTTTAGGAATAGGGTTATTTTTCCGATTCATAATGTATCGGGCAAAACAATTGCCTTTGGAGCAAGAATTTTAAAAACAGATAAAAATCAACCAAAATACCTGAATTCGCCCGAAACAGAGGTGTATCATAAATCTCATATCTTGTATGGGATTTACCAAGCCAAAAATGCTATTCGAGCCAAAGATGTATGTTATTTGGTGGAGGGTTATACCGATGTGATTTCTCTTTATCAGGCTGGAATCGAAAATGTAGTGGCCTCGTCGGGTACATCTTTAACCCTTGAACAGATTCGTTTGATTGCACGATTTACCCAAAATATTACGGTACTTTACGATGGCGACCCTGCTGGTATCAAGGCTTCGTTGAGGGGAATGGACATGATTTTGGAGGAAGGGCTCAATGTGAAATTGGTTGTTTTTCCTGAAGGCGAAGACCCCGACAGCTACGTACGAAATATTGGGTCGGAGGCTTTTATGCAATATATTGCTGAACATTCATCAGATTTTATTACTTTCAAAGCCGAATTATTTTTGAAAGAAGCTGGTAACGACCCCTTCAAGCGTGCCGAACTTATCAAGGATATGGTGGGTAGTATTGCCAAAATCCCTGATTCTATTAAGCGTTCTGTATTTTTTCAGAAAACAGCTAGCTTGATGCAAATAGATGAAGGTATTTTGATTTCGGAAAGCAATAAAATTACCTTAGAAAGAACCAAGCAAAAAGAAAAAGATTCACAACGTGATGCCAATAGGCAACGTCTACAACAGGATTTGCCTTCGGGGGTTTCTTTAAATAGTAATCCTTCTTTACCTCCAGATGATGTGGGCGGAGGAATGATGAGCTTTTCGGAAGAAGATGAGTATGTAGGTGATTATCCTGTTAGCAACGAGCCACAACCCGAGCCTCAGAAGGTTGCTCCTGTGTACACGGCTACTACATTACACGAACTAGAATGTATTAGGCTATTGGTAAACCACGGTACTAAAGAGGTAGACCCAGGTGTGGCACCAGGTGTAACATTGATGCAATATGTGCTGGGCGAAATAGATGGGATTAATTTTTCGACGCCTATTTATCAGGAAATATTAACGATTTGCCGAGAGAAGTTTTTACAAGGGGTAGTGCTAGACACGGCTTATTTTATTAGCCATCATATTGCCGAAATTCAGAATGAAGCCATTAATTTGGCCTCCGAAAAACACGTTATTTCGGAAGAATGGATGAGCCGCCACGAAATTTTTGTGCCAACCGAAGAAGATAAATTGGCAGATATGGCTTATACCAATATTTTGAGATTGAAAAAATCGTTTAATGATGAATACATCAAAACTTTGATGAAGCAACTTACTCAAGCCAAAGATCCACAAGAGCAAAACCGCTTGCTGAGCTTGTTTATGGAAGCCAAAGAAGTAGAGAAGCAAATTGCAAAAGAATTAGGAACAGTTGTGGTTAGATAA